A window from Flavobacterium gyeonganense encodes these proteins:
- the kbl gene encoding glycine C-acetyltransferase codes for MYGKIKEYLQNELHAIEENGIFKKERIITSAQNAEITISTGEKVLNFCANNYLGLSSHPEVIQAAKNAMDTHGFGMSSVRFICGTQDIHKTLEKKIADFYGTEDTILYAAAFDANGGVFEPLLGENDAIISDSLNHASIIDGVRLCKAARYRYENSNMEDLEQQLIKANEAGARFKLIVTDGVFSMDGLVAPLDRICDLADQYDAMVMVDECHAAGFIGATGKGTLEAKGVMGRVDIITGTLGKALGGAMGGYTTAKKEIIELLRQRSRPYLFSNSLAPAIVGASIKVFELLEKDTSLRDKLAWNTSYFKEGMKKAGFDIIDGDSAIVPVMLYDAKLSQAMADELLKKGIYVIGFFFPVVPKGKARIRVQLSAAHTKEHLDRAIEAFIFVGKMLKVI; via the coding sequence ATGTACGGAAAAATTAAAGAGTATTTACAAAATGAGCTCCACGCAATTGAAGAAAACGGGATTTTTAAAAAAGAACGTATTATAACCTCTGCTCAGAATGCAGAAATTACTATTTCTACAGGAGAAAAGGTTTTGAATTTTTGTGCTAATAATTATTTAGGACTTTCATCGCATCCTGAAGTTATTCAGGCAGCAAAGAATGCAATGGATACACACGGTTTTGGGATGTCATCTGTTCGCTTTATCTGCGGGACACAGGATATTCATAAAACTTTAGAGAAGAAGATTGCAGATTTTTATGGTACAGAAGATACTATTCTTTATGCAGCCGCTTTTGATGCTAATGGAGGAGTTTTTGAACCCTTATTAGGAGAAAATGATGCTATAATTTCAGATAGTTTAAATCATGCGTCTATTATCGATGGTGTTCGTTTGTGTAAAGCAGCTCGTTATCGTTATGAAAATAGTAACATGGAGGATTTAGAGCAGCAGTTAATTAAGGCTAATGAAGCTGGAGCACGCTTTAAATTAATTGTTACAGATGGTGTTTTTTCGATGGACGGTCTTGTAGCACCGCTGGATAGGATTTGTGATTTGGCTGATCAATACGATGCAATGGTAATGGTAGATGAATGTCATGCTGCCGGGTTTATTGGAGCGACAGGAAAAGGAACCCTTGAGGCAAAAGGAGTAATGGGAAGGGTTGATATTATAACCGGAACACTTGGTAAAGCCCTTGGAGGTGCAATGGGAGGATATACTACTGCCAAAAAAGAAATCATCGAATTGCTACGCCAGCGTTCACGTCCTTATTTGTTTTCAAATTCTTTAGCTCCCGCAATAGTGGGCGCTTCTATTAAAGTTTTTGAGCTTCTGGAAAAAGATACGTCTTTAAGAGATAAATTGGCCTGGAATACCAGTTACTTTAAAGAGGGAATGAAAAAAGCAGGTTTTGACATTATAGATGGGGATTCAGCCATTGTTCCTGTGATGTTATACGATGCAAAATTATCCCAAGCTATGGCTGATGAGCTTCTAAAAAAAGGAATATATGTAATTGGCTTCTTTTTTCCTGTAGTTCCTAAAGGGAAAGCACGAATTAGAGTAC
- a CDS encoding UvrD-helicase domain-containing protein, with product MQSPSFSIYDASAGSGKTYTLVKEYLKIILSSPKNDAYRNILAITFTNKAVHEMKGRIVGSLSEFAKEEPTAKAIDLMQDLSRETGLSVIKIKIKSQNIIKHLIHNYAAFDISTIDKFTHKVIRAFAHDLNLPMTFEVTLDTENLLIEAVDAIIAQAGQDETLTKLLIDFTMEKTDDDKSWDVSREILETGRLVLNENNRNEIIHFNDKTIEEFVEIKKKMLAFCQELESENKQFAIEALSLIDKNGIDLRSFSRGTFPNHLESIRDGKFNPRNKTFHEFEDIAINKTASDRALIENSIPQLLLILDKVYKNFEKRDFYKAFLKNITPLSLLNTVSNELAKIQSEQNVLSISEFNAIIHREIQNQPAPFIYERLGERYRHFFIDEFQDTSEMQWQNLIPLIDNALSGQDDFGNKGTLMIVGDPKQSIYRWRGGKAEQFIELSKDLNPFNNPDKSIKHLDTNYRSYSEVIDFNNAFFKLISAEFSNEDYKNLYENHSFQNANSKKGGYVNISFLPIIEKNDSADEEEAIEKSDLYVLATLNTIQKVLREGFEYKDIVILTRKRDQGIAIANYLTEQNVPLLSSETLMIQNATEVRLIIHLLKYVNNGIDLEAKANFLHFLGNEKEIAMPIHDFIAEGMNQKAENDFEKWLLIFDVSLSFENIRKKSLYEAVEIIISKFILPSEGNAYVQYFLDIILERDIRNQAGIADFLAYWDKNGEKFSIPSPEGNNAVRIMTIHKSKGLEFPVVIMPFAEEDYNRKPKDKLWLDTEEADLGVPKALIDNSSAVEGFGENASAVFNLKKQEELLDNINVLYVALTRAEEQLYVISQSLKERKDGEFPSNMASFFIKFLIDKGIYDPDKMEYEFGNSKKLSASDKTMVVLKTIPVVSEVLNPKNIKIAQREALMWGTHQQEAISYGNIVHEILAFVKDKSDIELALAKAIENGLITQDQKEIVAKTLFEIVNHPEISNCFNEQNTVLNEHTIVQKEGKILKPDRIVLTKDMEAYLLDYKTGAKNPKYIHQIQEYQNAIEDLGYKVLKRTLVYIGAEIDVVNL from the coding sequence ATGCAAAGCCCGTCTTTCTCAATTTACGATGCGTCTGCAGGTTCCGGAAAAACCTACACTTTGGTTAAGGAATATCTCAAAATTATTCTTTCCTCACCTAAAAATGATGCTTATCGGAATATCCTTGCAATAACTTTTACTAATAAGGCAGTTCATGAAATGAAAGGTCGAATTGTTGGAAGTCTATCTGAATTTGCTAAAGAAGAGCCTACAGCAAAAGCTATCGATTTGATGCAAGATTTGTCCCGGGAAACAGGGCTTTCTGTAATTAAAATCAAAATAAAATCTCAAAATATTATCAAGCATCTTATTCATAATTATGCTGCTTTTGACATTTCTACCATCGATAAATTTACCCATAAGGTAATCCGTGCTTTTGCTCATGATTTAAATTTGCCCATGACTTTTGAGGTGACTCTGGATACCGAAAATTTGTTGATTGAAGCTGTTGACGCCATTATTGCACAGGCAGGTCAGGACGAAACACTGACTAAATTGCTGATTGATTTTACAATGGAAAAGACCGATGATGATAAAAGCTGGGATGTTTCGCGAGAAATTCTGGAGACTGGAAGATTGGTGTTGAATGAAAATAATCGAAATGAAATTATTCATTTTAACGATAAAACAATTGAAGAATTTGTTGAAATTAAAAAGAAAATGCTGGCTTTCTGCCAGGAATTAGAATCAGAAAATAAACAATTTGCAATTGAGGCACTTTCTTTAATTGATAAAAACGGAATCGACTTAAGATCTTTTTCCCGCGGGACTTTTCCAAATCATTTAGAAAGTATTCGTGACGGAAAATTTAATCCCAGAAATAAAACTTTTCATGAATTTGAAGATATTGCAATTAATAAGACGGCAAGTGACAGAGCTTTGATTGAAAATAGTATTCCGCAACTGCTTCTGATATTAGATAAAGTCTATAAAAACTTTGAAAAAAGAGATTTCTACAAAGCCTTTCTAAAAAATATTACGCCACTTTCTTTATTGAATACGGTTAGTAATGAACTGGCTAAAATTCAATCGGAACAAAATGTTTTGTCAATTTCTGAATTCAATGCGATTATTCATCGCGAAATTCAAAATCAGCCTGCGCCATTTATTTATGAACGTCTGGGAGAACGATATCGTCATTTTTTTATAGATGAATTTCAGGATACTTCAGAGATGCAATGGCAGAATTTGATTCCGTTAATTGATAATGCACTTTCAGGACAGGATGATTTTGGTAATAAAGGGACTTTAATGATTGTGGGAGATCCAAAGCAATCAATTTATCGCTGGAGAGGAGGAAAGGCAGAGCAATTTATTGAGCTAAGTAAAGATTTAAATCCGTTTAATAACCCCGATAAATCTATAAAACATTTAGATACGAATTATAGAAGTTACAGCGAAGTAATTGATTTTAATAATGCTTTTTTTAAATTAATTTCTGCTGAATTTTCTAATGAGGATTATAAAAATTTATACGAAAATCATAGTTTTCAGAATGCAAACTCTAAAAAAGGTGGGTATGTAAATATTTCTTTTCTCCCTATAATCGAAAAAAATGATTCTGCAGATGAAGAAGAAGCGATTGAAAAGTCAGATTTATATGTTCTGGCAACATTAAATACAATTCAGAAGGTTCTTCGTGAAGGTTTCGAATATAAAGATATAGTAATTTTAACCCGTAAAAGAGATCAGGGGATCGCTATTGCAAATTATCTGACAGAACAAAATGTTCCGCTTTTGTCATCAGAAACATTGATGATTCAAAATGCTACTGAAGTAAGGCTGATCATTCATTTGCTGAAGTATGTCAATAATGGCATTGATTTGGAGGCAAAAGCAAATTTTCTGCATTTTTTAGGAAATGAAAAAGAAATTGCGATGCCAATACATGATTTTATTGCAGAAGGAATGAATCAGAAAGCTGAAAATGATTTTGAAAAATGGCTTTTAATCTTTGATGTTTCACTTTCTTTTGAAAATATTCGCAAAAAATCACTTTATGAAGCTGTGGAAATCATCATTTCCAAATTTATTCTTCCTTCTGAAGGAAATGCTTATGTGCAATATTTTCTTGATATTATTCTGGAGCGTGATATTCGAAATCAGGCAGGAATAGCTGATTTTCTGGCTTATTGGGATAAGAATGGAGAAAAATTTAGTATTCCCTCTCCCGAAGGAAATAATGCAGTTCGTATTATGACAATTCATAAATCTAAAGGTTTAGAATTTCCTGTTGTAATTATGCCTTTTGCAGAAGAAGATTATAACAGAAAACCCAAAGATAAACTCTGGCTGGATACTGAAGAAGCAGATTTGGGTGTTCCGAAAGCTCTCATTGATAATAGTAGTGCTGTAGAAGGTTTCGGAGAAAATGCTTCTGCTGTTTTTAATTTAAAAAAACAAGAGGAGTTATTGGATAATATTAATGTTTTGTATGTAGCATTAACAAGAGCTGAAGAGCAATTATATGTTATTTCTCAATCGCTAAAAGAAAGAAAGGATGGAGAATTTCCAAGCAATATGGCTTCATTTTTTATTAAATTTTTAATCGATAAAGGAATTTATGATCCTGATAAAATGGAATATGAATTTGGAAATTCAAAGAAGCTTTCCGCCTCTGATAAAACAATGGTTGTTTTGAAAACAATTCCGGTTGTTTCGGAAGTTTTAAATCCGAAAAATATTAAAATTGCTCAGCGTGAAGCCTTAATGTGGGGGACACACCAACAAGAGGCAATTTCATATGGTAATATTGTGCATGAGATTTTAGCTTTCGTGAAAGATAAGTCAGATATTGAATTAGCACTTGCAAAGGCAATTGAAAATGGGTTGATAACACAAGATCAAAAAGAAATTGTTGCTAAAACACTATTTGAAATCGTAAACCATCCAGAGATAAGTAATTGTTTTAATGAACAAAATACGGTGTTAAATGAGCATACAATTGTTCAAAAGGAAGGGAAAATCTTAAAACCGGACAGAATTGTGTTGACAAAGGATATGGAAGCTTATTTGCTGGATTATAAAACCGGAGCTAAAAATCCTAAATATATACATCAAATTCAGGAATATCAAAATGCAATTGAAGATTTAGGATACAAAGTGTTAAAAAGAACCTTGGTATATATAGGTGCTGAAATTGATGTGGTAAATTTGTGA
- a CDS encoding lipoprotein signal peptidase, with product MSLRKAYLLIFIILLIDQVSKIYVKTNFILGEEVTIFNWFKIHFIENEGMAWGTKIPGEYGKLILTVFRIFAVFGIGYWLCDAVKKHASSYLVVAIALIFAGAAGNILDSVFYGVIFDSSYNNLATPFSPEPYGRWFHGLVVDMFYFPIWKGDLPAWIPFFGGKRFEFFNAIFNVADVAISTGVGILLVFNKRAFPKH from the coding sequence ATGTCATTAAGAAAAGCGTATCTCCTCATATTTATAATATTATTAATTGATCAGGTTTCTAAAATCTATGTAAAAACAAATTTTATTTTAGGTGAAGAGGTTACGATTTTCAATTGGTTTAAGATACATTTCATAGAAAATGAGGGAATGGCATGGGGAACTAAAATCCCTGGCGAATATGGAAAATTAATTTTGACTGTATTTAGGATTTTTGCCGTTTTTGGGATTGGGTACTGGTTGTGCGATGCTGTAAAAAAACATGCTTCTTCTTATTTAGTTGTGGCCATTGCACTTATTTTTGCGGGAGCTGCCGGGAATATTCTGGATTCTGTTTTTTATGGAGTTATTTTTGACAGCAGTTATAATAATTTAGCCACTCCTTTTTCTCCTGAACCTTATGGTAGATGGTTTCATGGTTTAGTTGTAGACATGTTTTATTTTCCTATCTGGAAAGGGGATTTGCCTGCATGGATTCCTTTTTTTGGAGGAAAGCGATTTGAATTTTTTAATGCTATTTTTAACGTTGCAGACGTAGCTATTTCTACAGGTGTAGGTATTTTGCTTGTTTTTAATAAAAGAGCATTTCCAAAACATTGA
- a CDS encoding TraR/DksA family transcriptional regulator, with protein sequence MIDEITRYSDADLAEFKEIIQAKIKKAQEDLDLIKSAYMNDLNNGTDDTSPTFKAFEEGSETMSKEANSQLAIRQEKFIRDLKNALFRVENKTYGICKVTGKLIGKERLKIVPHATMSIEAKNMQR encoded by the coding sequence ATGATAGATGAAATTACAAGATACTCTGATGCAGATTTAGCAGAGTTCAAAGAAATAATCCAGGCAAAAATTAAAAAAGCACAAGAAGATCTTGATTTGATCAAAAGTGCCTATATGAACGATTTGAATAACGGAACAGACGATACTTCTCCAACATTTAAAGCTTTTGAAGAAGGAAGTGAGACCATGTCCAAAGAAGCAAACTCTCAGTTGGCTATCAGACAAGAGAAATTCATTCGTGACTTAAAAAATGCCTTATTCCGTGTTGAAAATAAAACATATGGTATTTGCAAAGTAACAGGTAAGCTAATTGGCAAGGAAAGGCTTAAAATCGTTCCTCACGCCACAATGAGTATCGAAGCTAAAAATATGCAAAGATAA